The following coding sequences lie in one Kamptonema formosum PCC 6407 genomic window:
- a CDS encoding CHAT domain-containing protein, with product MKADRVTLLRLLVTFSLLSAFTYPTKAQTQVITPAPDGTGTVVTPQGNRFDIQGGSLSGDKANLFHSFTQFGLSEGQIANFLTNPNIRNILGRVTGGDASIINGLIQVTGGNSNLFLMNPAGIVFGPNASLNIPASFTATTATGIGFGNNNWFGAIGNNNWQTLVGVPNSFAFTNSQPGSIVNTGNLAVTPGQNLTLIGGTVVNTGTLQAPIGNITIAAVPGENIVRVSQAGHLLSLDIQPVANAGILPQSWTQPVLSLPQLLTGQGKINATNLTVNEFGQIVLTGETFAAVTGDAIASGNINVAGETGGTVNILGQRVGIFGANINAAGNNGGGTVLIGGDYRGLGTVPNALRTYISNNSIINADALFNGNGGRVIVWADETTRFFGNISARGGINYGNGGFAEVSGKNYLDYQGFADLRSPFGTVGTLLLDPTDITISAGADAGGTLGGTFAPSAAASNINNGTLQTQLGSSNVTISTASIFGNPGDITVSAPISWNSANSLTLQADNDITINQPIANSGIGAIALNANNNITISQNLTTIGGDINLRADYDNSSIGTIAIGSFAINTGGGNFTAVTTNGISVNANINTSGGNVILNAAAGSTVIANLIFTNALINTGGGNFIGNGSAFANSGIGINNSTINAAGGNIQLTGNGGFNDPTSSILIANNSLVQTTGTGNITLDGKSITGGALGPTFSLYRGIVVDTNSRVSVQNGNISLIGVGGNAANNNNNGITIQGGGIIEAIGTGNITLNGTGGDGTNNNYGIYINGFGSRVTVASGTANLTGTSNGTGNSNRGIYVEGNSSIESTGTGNITFNGTGGNGTFTNPGIEIDSSIVQSAGGNVSLTGDGAGSGTNNTGIVITNTSTVQSTPGNGNVTLNGTGATGTSNNPGISIDASTVRSQNGNLNITGIGGNQGIGNDGINISFNSVVESTATGNVTLSGTGGNGTDQNKGIHITGLRVSSAGGNVSLTGNGGGTGLINEGIYLDGTTIETTGVGTVALTGNGATGTGANAGIYVFNNSEVRSQDGNITFIGNGAGSGSSNYGIYSNNNSTIQSTGTGDITLQGSGTGTASGLGISLFGSGNVTAGSGNVTLIADEIDIYPNNYVSGAGNLTVRPLTPSLNIDLVGLDTTIAGGNPSLGLKQGIAQFTNGFSSITIGGSNQTGNIIVSGNANFQDPVTLQTTGVINVNNVTTPFTGADNASINLSAPIINLNGNITTNEQDISFGGNVSLIGNSTLTTGLIGAGDIDFGGTVDGNGNLTLNTGTGIINLGGQIGANVPLASLTISNSLDTTSPSAIAITTTGDITTGNITNPGLPITLTSNNGNINTTSGTIDTSSNIGSGGPITFSANNNINTGNLNTSSTAGDGGNITLTSTGIAGTVITNAGILNSSSTIANAGDITLTSALQSSVDTVNANGLPNTGNITIIGDEIDFAGSPVQSNGTLSIQPYTASGNIWFGTGISPISSDVELGNSFVTALQDGFSSIVIGRPDGTGNITVDNLALTFQDPVNFETQTGNIVVNQSITGTGDATVTLDAPTTNLNNNIITADTDITINGNVLVSNNPIVSTGPLAGGDILFSNNIDGNGNLTLEAGTGNITVNGVIGSNTRLGDFTVNNATNIQTGAIAAASIQTTASNTTTVGNLDTTGTNGINLTSANFNFGNITTSNNGGLTLNNSAPLTLALDNLHLDGFFSQTGAGAVTISGNLTTTNDNISFNAPVDLTANVALNAGNATVAFNSTLTAGNNALSLTAGEVDFTGIVTGSNTLAILSGIPNGNISLGSISDTNSTTLDLTTADINALQNGFSSITIQTNGSGVTSVVNPITFNDPVTLQNSIGTIVVNNAITGNDNGAITFNSDTTNLNANITTASNPITFNSSILLGNDVTLSSSGGNINFNNIVNGSRDLTVNSGSGTTTFDLAVGNTNPIGDGIGAAITITSTGTTNFNSTLNTNSGITGTGTVNFANNVTLGYGDTPTNLSADIELGGITFSAANGASFGNVTFTKGTGNITSQNSAVTFNGTVNGNQAVALNTGTGNITFNNAVGAVNPLTGLQVNAQNIALNSNLQVAGNLGLTAVGNINLNGNVTTTNNGIATITNTGNLNIASNLNLDGAFTQNGLGAVNVAGNITTTNDDIRFGGPVTLNAPVTFTPGIATIAFSSNLAAGNNPLTLTAGEIDFTGPVSGTNTLVIQPATPGQNIEIGGSNNTSALDLTTAEINALQNWFSSITIGRTDSSGNVTIANNLTFLDPVTIQSGLGAIAVNGILTGNDNSSIALSGTTINLNSDIFTTNNNIAIAGNTNLGSNIALRSTGGNISIAGAIDGNQQLNLDAGTGNILLQGNIGNQTPISRLDINAFNTNLSGNIATANGDITFNSALILTRDVSLTTGTTGNITFGGTVDSQALNGYGLNLTAGSGNIRFNSAVGAATNGQLGNLIIQSAGNLEARSTINSQRLQSRSTGTVNLLGNVTANSVDIATGNNLTVSNITSNGGLIQLNSSSGNVTTQNLNASLTTGNGGNISVSSPAGVVTTGNLNTSGFSGGNITVIARNSIAAGQINSSGSVGNGGNVFLDPIGDIQVEFINAEGGINGIGGNVFVESTGGFFRATNSFSSPFLSAGNASISTAGGSGGGNITIRHVGGDGGPPFQLFEVGNAAINGTAGVITSGQSTIELGRSFPGSFSVGNIAIQTDDAVPLVTPSPAPLVTPSPTPVPALDGQIPTVAIAPSPVTTVPTDTPVATPLPSSSNLTILVPPTTPVATPLPSSSNLTILVPPTTPVATPLPSSSNLTILVPTTTPQASQISVAFAPLLTPLPDFSNPPVPEFTGILDRTLTPTGTLAQPATGITSVAVPRTETSPNPSETFYREGIPVVHDPGFAPTEEILRIDRSISDRWPASRQLSAVASSENSLPDPDFAPKRQNLTIKPKILDGWAASDRPSPLAIAQNPSTNPKEQSSSNTSSNLILGYNSPIDEIFEGEDINDTVWQIEQIRNNEFEQYLGVSGKLPDQTISVAGIQETLRKIEEKTGKRSAIIYVVSRLDRLELILVPSLGRPIRHSVPAAKREVLFPVVNEFRNEVTNSRQRNTNSYLVSAQQLYQWMISPLEGDLKKLEIDTLLLSLDPGLRSIPIAALHDGNQFLIEKYSFSLIPSFSLTNTRYASVSNASVLAMGASEFTDKSPLPAVPVELSAIASEWQGKSFLNSTFTLENLTWQRSRQDYRIIHLATHAEFLPGKPGNSYIQLWDSKLPLNRVRNLNWDNPSVDLLVLSACKTALGDREAELGFAGLAVQSGTKSALASLWYVDDRGTLGLMTEFYHELGKAAIKADALRFAQIAMLKGNVRVENGKLFTATGTYSLPPALTQQDKRDFIHPYYWSGFTLIGNPW from the coding sequence ATGAAAGCTGATAGAGTTACTTTACTGAGGTTATTGGTAACATTTAGCCTTCTAAGTGCATTTACTTACCCCACCAAAGCTCAAACTCAAGTTATTACACCCGCACCCGATGGTACGGGTACTGTTGTCACCCCCCAAGGCAACCGCTTCGACATCCAAGGGGGTTCCCTCAGCGGCGACAAAGCTAATCTCTTCCATAGTTTTACTCAATTTGGACTCTCAGAGGGTCAAATTGCCAACTTTTTAACTAATCCTAATATTCGCAATATTTTAGGCAGAGTTACAGGCGGCGACGCTTCCATTATTAACGGCTTAATTCAAGTAACTGGCGGCAATTCTAATCTGTTCTTAATGAATCCCGCTGGGATTGTCTTTGGGCCAAATGCTAGTCTTAATATCCCCGCATCTTTCACCGCTACCACCGCTACAGGTATCGGATTTGGGAATAATAACTGGTTTGGGGCGATTGGTAATAATAATTGGCAAACTTTGGTGGGAGTTCCTAATAGTTTCGCCTTCACTAATTCACAACCTGGCTCGATTGTCAATACCGGAAATTTGGCAGTGACACCCGGTCAAAATTTAACATTAATTGGTGGCACTGTCGTTAATACAGGTACATTACAAGCCCCCATTGGTAATATTACGATCGCTGCTGTCCCTGGTGAAAATATAGTTAGAGTTAGTCAAGCAGGGCATTTATTGAGTTTAGATATTCAGCCAGTGGCTAATGCGGGAATACTTCCCCAGAGTTGGACGCAGCCAGTTTTATCTTTACCCCAATTATTGACAGGACAAGGTAAGATAAACGCCACAAATTTAACCGTTAATGAATTTGGTCAAATTGTCTTAACTGGGGAAACTTTTGCAGCAGTAACAGGAGATGCAATTGCTTCTGGGAATATTAATGTAGCCGGCGAAACTGGCGGAACAGTAAATATATTAGGACAGCGAGTAGGAATTTTTGGCGCAAATATTAATGCTGCGGGTAATAATGGCGGCGGTACTGTTTTAATTGGCGGCGACTATCGCGGTTTAGGCACTGTACCCAATGCTTTGAGAACATATATAAGCAACAATTCTATTATTAATGCCGATGCTTTATTCAATGGTAATGGCGGACGAGTAATAGTTTGGGCTGATGAAACTACTCGCTTTTTTGGTAATATTTCTGCACGCGGTGGTATTAATTATGGTAACGGCGGTTTTGCAGAAGTTAGTGGTAAGAATTATTTAGATTATCAAGGTTTTGCGGACTTGCGATCGCCCTTTGGCACTGTAGGAACGCTGCTGCTAGATCCCACAGACATTACTATTAGCGCAGGTGCGGATGCAGGCGGTACATTAGGAGGTACATTTGCACCCTCTGCCGCTGCATCTAATATCAACAACGGTACGCTGCAAACACAACTGGGTTCAAGCAACGTCACGATCTCCACTGCATCTATCTTTGGTAATCCAGGCGATATTACAGTAAGTGCTCCCATCTCTTGGAACAGCGCTAATTCCCTGACACTGCAAGCGGATAATGACATTACTATAAATCAGCCGATAGCCAATTCAGGGATAGGCGCGATCGCGCTGAATGCCAACAACAACATTACTATTTCTCAAAACCTCACGACAATTGGAGGTGATATCAATCTTCGCGCTGATTACGACAATAGCTCAATCGGCACCATCGCCATCGGCAGTTTCGCGATTAATACCGGAGGCGGAAATTTCACTGCCGTTACAACCAACGGCATCTCTGTCAACGCCAATATCAACACGAGTGGAGGCAACGTCATCCTCAACGCTGCTGCTGGCAGCACTGTCATTGCCAATCTCATTTTTACGAATGCACTGATTAATACTGGAGGCGGCAATTTTATCGGCAACGGTTCCGCGTTTGCCAATTCTGGGATTGGAATTAATAATAGTACAATTAACGCCGCCGGTGGCAATATTCAACTCACTGGTAACGGAGGATTTAACGATCCCACCAGCAGTATTTTGATTGCTAATAATAGCCTAGTGCAAACGACAGGTACAGGTAATATTACTCTTGATGGCAAAAGCATAACCGGAGGCGCTTTAGGGCCAACGTTTTCTTTATATCGTGGAATAGTGGTTGATACCAACTCCAGAGTAAGCGTACAGAATGGAAATATTTCCCTAATTGGAGTAGGAGGTAATGCGGCTAACAATAACAACAACGGCATCACAATTCAAGGCGGCGGCATAATCGAAGCTATCGGGACTGGAAATATTACCCTAAACGGCACCGGTGGGGATGGAACAAATAATAATTACGGGATCTACATTAATGGTTTTGGTTCCAGAGTGACTGTAGCGAGTGGAACTGCCAATTTAACGGGGACAAGCAACGGTACTGGAAATAGTAATCGCGGCATTTACGTGGAAGGCAACAGCAGTATCGAATCCACCGGTACGGGCAATATTACTTTTAATGGTACGGGCGGAAACGGGACATTTACTAATCCAGGGATAGAGATTGACTCCAGTATTGTGCAATCCGCAGGGGGAAATGTTAGCTTGACGGGTGATGGTGCTGGGAGTGGAACCAACAATACGGGCATTGTCATCACTAATACCAGTACCGTGCAATCAACCCCAGGGAACGGGAATGTTACTCTGAACGGGACGGGGGCGACTGGAACGAGCAATAATCCAGGGATATCTATTGATGCCAGTACAGTGCGATCGCAGAATGGCAATCTAAATATTACTGGAATTGGCGGCAACCAAGGCATTGGCAACGACGGCATTAATATCAGCTTCAACAGCGTTGTAGAATCGACAGCAACAGGAAATGTCACCCTCAGCGGTACGGGTGGTAATGGCACAGATCAAAATAAAGGGATACATATTACCGGTCTGAGAGTGAGCTCGGCGGGGGGTAATGTCAGCTTGACTGGTAACGGCGGAGGCACTGGACTCATCAACGAAGGCATCTATCTAGATGGGACTACAATCGAAACCACAGGCGTAGGAACGGTGGCATTAACGGGTAATGGCGCTACAGGGACGGGCGCTAATGCTGGGATTTATGTTTTTAACAATTCTGAGGTGCGATCGCAAGATGGAAATATTACTTTTATCGGTAATGGTGCCGGAAGTGGCAGTAGCAACTACGGTATTTATTCAAACAATAACAGCACCATCCAATCAACTGGAACTGGCGATATCACCCTACAAGGATCGGGGACTGGTACTGCTAGTGGTTTGGGGATTAGCCTTTTTGGTAGTGGCAATGTTACCGCAGGCAGCGGTAATGTCACTCTCATAGCCGATGAAATTGATATCTATCCTAACAATTATGTTAGCGGTGCTGGCAATCTGACAGTGCGACCTCTTACTCCCAGTCTGAATATCGATCTTGTAGGTTTGGACACTACGATTGCCGGTGGCAATCCAAGTTTAGGATTAAAACAAGGTATTGCCCAATTTACAAACGGATTCTCTAGCATTACTATTGGCGGTTCCAATCAAACTGGTAACATTATAGTCTCAGGCAACGCTAATTTTCAAGATCCGGTGACGCTACAAACAACCGGAGTAATTAATGTTAATAATGTTACAACTCCGTTCACAGGGGCGGACAATGCTTCTATTAATTTATCTGCGCCAATTATCAACCTAAATGGTAATATTACTACCAATGAGCAGGACATCTCTTTTGGCGGCAATGTTTCTCTCATTGGCAATTCCACTCTTACCACTGGATTAATAGGCGCTGGCGATATTGATTTTGGTGGAACTGTTGACGGCAATGGTAACTTAACCCTGAATACGGGAACGGGTATTATTAATCTAGGCGGGCAAATTGGGGCGAATGTACCGTTAGCTTCGCTGACAATATCTAATTCTCTCGATACTACCAGTCCGAGTGCGATCGCAATTACAACTACAGGCGATATTACGACGGGCAATATTACTAATCCCGGACTGCCAATTACACTAACTAGCAATAATGGCAATATTAATACTACATCAGGAACAATCGATACAAGTTCCAATATAGGAAGTGGCGGCCCAATTACCTTTAGTGCTAACAATAACATTAATACTGGCAATCTCAACACCAGTTCAACGGCGGGAGATGGGGGCAACATTACCCTTACCAGCACAGGAATAGCTGGAACGGTAATTACTAACGCTGGCATCCTTAACTCTAGTTCTACTATCGCTAATGCTGGAGATATCACCCTTACTTCTGCTCTGCAAAGTTCTGTAGATACCGTCAATGCCAATGGCTTACCCAATACAGGAAATATTACCATTATTGGCGACGAAATTGACTTTGCAGGCAGTCCAGTTCAAAGCAACGGCACATTATCAATTCAGCCATACACGGCAAGTGGAAATATCTGGTTTGGCACAGGCATTTCACCTATTTCCAGTGACGTAGAATTAGGAAACTCTTTCGTAACTGCACTGCAAGATGGTTTCAGTTCCATCGTCATCGGTAGGCCAGATGGCACAGGTAATATAACTGTAGATAACTTAGCCTTAACCTTTCAAGATCCCGTAAATTTCGAGACTCAAACAGGTAATATTGTTGTCAATCAATCCATTACGGGAACAGGGGATGCAACCGTTACACTTGACGCACCTACAACCAACCTAAATAATAACATCATTACTGCCGACACGGATATTACTATTAACGGTAATGTCTTAGTTAGTAACAACCCAATTGTCAGCACAGGCCCCTTAGCTGGTGGTGACATCTTATTCAGCAATAATATTGACGGCAATGGCAATCTTACCTTAGAAGCGGGTACAGGCAATATTACTGTTAACGGTGTAATTGGCAGCAATACCCGCTTGGGAGATTTTACAGTAAATAACGCCACCAACATCCAAACGGGAGCCATTGCCGCCGCTAGTATTCAAACCACAGCTAGCAACACTACAACTGTCGGAAATTTAGATACAACTGGTACGAATGGTATTAACTTAACAAGCGCTAACTTCAATTTTGGCAATATAACAACCAGTAACAACGGCGGACTTACACTTAACAACTCAGCACCTTTAACTCTCGCCTTAGATAATTTACACCTCGACGGCTTTTTTAGTCAAACTGGTGCAGGTGCAGTCACAATTTCTGGTAATTTAACTACTACTAACGATAACATTAGTTTTAATGCACCTGTTGATTTAACAGCAAATGTTGCCTTGAATGCAGGCAACGCGACAGTCGCATTTAATTCCACTTTAACAGCAGGCAATAACGCCCTTTCTTTAACCGCTGGCGAAGTGGATTTTACAGGAATAGTAACAGGTAGCAATACATTAGCAATCCTCTCAGGAATTCCCAACGGTAATATTTCTCTCGGTAGTATTTCAGATACCAACTCCACCACCTTAGACTTGACGACAGCAGACATTAATGCCTTACAAAATGGCTTCAGCTCAATTACAATTCAGACCAATGGCAGCGGTGTAACTTCTGTAGTTAACCCCATCACTTTTAACGATCCAGTCACTCTACAAAACTCAATAGGTACGATCGTAGTTAATAATGCTATTACTGGCAATGATAATGGTGCAATTACCTTTAACAGCGATACTACAAACCTAAATGCCAACATCACTACTGCTAGCAATCCCATCACCTTTAATAGTAGCATCTTACTAGGCAATGATGTCACCCTCAGTAGCAGCGGCGGTAATATTAATTTCAACAATATCGTTAACGGTTCCAGAGATTTAACCGTCAATTCTGGCAGTGGGACTACAACTTTCGATCTAGCTGTAGGTAACACCAACCCTATTGGCGATGGTATTGGTGCTGCGATTACCATCACCTCAACGGGAACAACTAATTTTAATAGTACATTAAACACGAATTCCGGCATAACTGGAACGGGAACCGTCAATTTTGCTAACAATGTAACTTTAGGATATGGCGACACTCCCACAAACCTTAGTGCTGATATCGAGTTAGGTGGCATTACTTTCTCTGCGGCAAATGGTGCTAGTTTTGGCAATGTCACTTTTACCAAAGGTACTGGCAATATCACTTCACAAAATAGCGCCGTTACTTTCAATGGTACTGTCAACGGTAATCAAGCGGTTGCCTTAAATACTGGTACGGGAAATATAACATTTAATAATGCTGTCGGTGCAGTTAATCCCTTAACTGGTTTGCAGGTAAACGCACAAAATATCGCTCTTAATTCTAACCTGCAAGTTGCAGGAAATCTCGGACTTACTGCTGTCGGCAATATCAATCTAAATGGTAATGTCACTACTACCAACAATGGTATTGCAACTATTACTAATACAGGCAATCTCAATATTGCTAGCAACCTAAATTTAGATGGTGCTTTCACTCAAAATGGCCTGGGTGCGGTGAATGTAGCTGGTAACATAACGACTACAAATGATGATATCAGATTTGGCGGCCCTGTCACCTTAAATGCTCCCGTAACTTTCACGCCGGGAATTGCGACAATTGCCTTTAGTTCTAACTTAGCAGCAGGTAATAACCCTCTGACTTTGACAGCAGGTGAAATTGACTTTACTGGGCCAGTATCCGGTACAAATACCTTAGTAATTCAACCCGCCACACCCGGACAAAATATTGAGATTGGTGGTAGTAATAATACCAGTGCCTTAGACTTGACAACAGCAGAAATTAATGCTTTACAAAATTGGTTTAGCTCGATTACAATTGGGCGTACAGATAGCAGTGGCAATGTTACTATTGCTAATAATCTAACCTTCTTAGATCCAGTTACAATTCAATCCGGTTTAGGCGCAATCGCAGTTAATGGTATTCTTACTGGTAACGATAACAGTTCCATTGCTCTTAGCGGTACGACAATTAACCTCAACTCTGATATTTTCACAACTAATAATAATATCGCGATCGCAGGTAATACCAATCTTGGCAGCAATATCGCACTCAGGAGCACAGGCGGAAATATTAGCATCGCGGGTGCGATTGATGGCAATCAGCAGTTAAACTTAGATGCTGGTACTGGCAACATCCTACTACAAGGAAATATCGGTAATCAAACACCTATATCTCGCCTCGATATCAACGCTTTTAATACTAACTTGTCCGGCAATATCGCCACCGCTAACGGCGATATCACCTTTAACAGCGCACTCATTCTCACAAGAGATGTAAGCTTAACTACAGGTACGACAGGAAATATCACTTTCGGCGGCACTGTAGACAGTCAAGCCTTAAACGGTTATGGCTTGAATTTAACAGCAGGTAGCGGTAATATTCGTTTCAATTCGGCTGTCGGTGCGGCGACAAATGGACAGTTAGGTAATCTTATTATTCAAAGTGCTGGCAATTTAGAAGCACGTTCGACGATTAATTCTCAACGCTTGCAGTCAAGGAGTACGGGGACTGTTAATTTACTGGGAAATGTCACTGCTAATAGCGTTGATATTGCCACAGGTAATAACTTAACTGTGAGCAACATTACCTCAAATGGGGGACTAATTCAGCTTAATAGCAGTAGCGGGAATGTGACAACACAAAATCTGAATGCTTCCTTAACTACTGGAAATGGAGGAAATATCTCGGTTAGTAGTCCTGCGGGGGTAGTAACAACGGGTAATCTAAATACATCAGGATTTAGTGGCGGTAATATTACTGTTATAGCTCGCAATTCGATCGCAGCAGGACAGATTAATTCTAGTGGTAGTGTGGGAAATGGCGGTAACGTTTTCCTAGATCCGATTGGCGATATTCAAGTTGAATTTATTAACGCTGAAGGCGGAATCAACGGTATTGGTGGTAATGTCTTTGTTGAATCAACGGGGGGATTTTTCCGAGCAACTAACTCTTTTTCAAGTCCATTTTTATCTGCTGGTAATGCTAGTATTTCCACAGCAGGTGGTAGCGGTGGCGGTAATATTACAATTCGCCATGTAGGGGGAGATGGAGGGCCGCCATTTCAACTGTTTGAGGTGGGTAATGCTGCGATTAATGGCACTGCTGGGGTAATTACTAGCGGACAGTCTACCATTGAATTAGGGCGCTCTTTTCCGGGTTCTTTTAGTGTAGGAAATATTGCGATACAAACTGATGATGCCGTACCATTAGTAACACCATCACCCGCACCATTAGTAACACCATCACCCACACCAGTACCCGCACTAGATGGACAGATACCAACAGTAGCGATCGCGCCATCACCTGTAACAACCGTGCCAACGGATACACCAGTAGCTACACCACTGCCAAGTTCATCAAATTTGACAATATTAGTGCCACCTACTACACCAGTAGCTACACCACTGCCAAGTTCATCAAATTTGACAATATTAGTGCCCCCTACTACACCAGTAGCTACACCACTGCCAAGTTCATCAAATCTGACAATATTAGTACCAACTACTACACCTCAAGCCTCGCAAATATCAGTAGCATTTGCACCTTTGCTAACACCTTTACCAGATTTCTCCAATCCGCCTGTACCAGAATTTACAGGAATACTCGATCGCACGCTAACACCAACAGGCACGTTAGCGCAGCCTGCCACAGGTATTACCTCTGTCGCAGTACCTCGCACTGAAACCTCCCCAAATCCCTCCGAAACCTTCTATAGAGAAGGAATTCCAGTGGTACACGATCCTGGTTTTGCTCCCACAGAGGAAATTTTGAGGATCGATCGCAGCATTTCCGATCGTTGGCCCGCTAGTCGCCAACTCTCCGCAGTGGCGAGTTCCGAAAATTCTTTACCAGATCCTGATTTTGCTCCCAAACGGCAAAATTTGACAATCAAGCCGAAGATTTTGGATGGGTGGGCCGCTTCCGATCGACCCTCCCCATTAGCGATCGCCCAAAATCCTTCTACAAACCCCAAAGAGCAAAGTTCATCTAACACCAGTTCTAATCTGATTCTCGGCTACAATTCCCCGATCGATGAAATTTTTGAGGGAGAAGATATCAATGATACAGTGTGGCAAATTGAACAAATTAGGAATAATGAATTTGAGCAATATCTTGGCGTGAGTGGGAAGCTCCCGGATCAAACTATTTCAGTTGCCGGCATCCAAGAAACTTTAAGGAAGATCGAGGAGAAAACTGGCAAGCGATCGGCGATTATTTATGTAGTATCGCGCCTCGATCGATTAGAATTAATTTTAGTTCCCTCTTTAGGACGACCGATTCGCCACAGTGTCCCAGCAGCTAAAAGAGAAGTTCTTTTCCCAGTAGTGAATGAGTTTCGTAATGAGGTCACGAATTCCCGCCAACGCAATACTAATAGTTATTTGGTTTCAGCACAGCAGCTTTACCAATGGATGATATCACCTCTAGAGGGAGACTTGAAAAAGTTAGAGATTGATACGCTGCTGCTGTCTTTAGATCCAGGTTTGCGGAGTATCCCAATTGCCGCTTTGCATGATGGGAATCAATTCCTGATTGAAAAATATAGTTTCAGTTTAATTCCCAGTTTTAGTTTAACTAATACCCGTTACGCCTCTGTCAGTAACGCTTCCGTGTTGGCAATGGGAGCGTCCGAATTTACTGATAAAAGTCCTTTACCTGCGGTACCGGTAGAATTGTCTGCGATCGCATCGGAATGGCAGGGTAAATCTTTTCTCAATTCTACCTTTACTCTGGAAAATCTGACTTGGCAGCGATCGCGCCAAGATTATCGCATTATTCACCTCGCCACCCACGCTGAATTTCTCCCTGGAAAACCGGGTAATTCTTATATTCAGCTTTGGGACTCCAAATTACCCCTCAATCGCGTCAGAAATTTGAACTGGGATAACCCCTCTGTAGATTTATTGGTGTTGAGTGCTTGCAAAACTGCTTTAGGCGATCGCGAAGCTGAATTAGGTTTTGCTGGTTTAGCAGTACAATCGGGGACGAAATCTGCTTTAGCTAGTCTCTGGTACGTTGACGATCGCGGTACATTAGGATTAATGACAGAATTTTATCATGAGTTAGGAAAAGCCGCAATTAAGGCAGATGCTCTGAGATTTGCTCAGATCGCTATGCTTAAAGGTAACGTGCGGGTAGAAAATGGGAAGTTATTCACAGCTACGGGTACATATTCTTTACCGCCTGCTTTAACTCAGCAAGATAAAAGAGATTTTATTCATCCTTATTACTGGAGTGGTTTCACTCTCATAGGAAATCCTTGGTAG